The Halotia branconii CENA392 region TGCGAATAATTAATGTGCCAATGTCAGTAATAGTTTGCATACACTAAATTTCTCAGTTTTGCCCTTAATCATAGCTTAGACATGGTTAAGTACTTTGAGAAGAGCGATCGCCTTGGTGGGGCGTAACTTATTGTTCTGCTAATACAGCGCCACTAACTACTAGTATAATTTGATATTTTTGGCTAAAAGCGATCGCACAGAATGACTACAGGCAACTCAGTCGCAACCTCAAAGAACGGCGACAAAAATTGATGACGCAACAGGGAAAATTCACTCTAGTCAGCCTCGTATTGCCAAAGCTAAGAATAGTGATGTTTCGGTTTCTATTGAACTTTTAATACGTGCAATGTTAGCAACAGGTGCAACGCCTCAAGAAATAGGACAAGTAATGGTCAAAATAGGGTGACGAGTGATCAGCTAACTCAATTGAAATAGATTTATCAACGCTCTACTAAAAAGTAGCCACACTAACCAAAATACAATATGAAGAATTACTATCATCCAAAATACAACTTGATAAGAAACTTTACTACTTTTGTGATGTAATTTCCGTTGAGCAACAAACGCACCTAACCAACCACCTATAAATTCGCATAAATGTAAAGTCTTTTCTGATACTCTCCATCGCTTTTGTTTTGCACGAGATTTGTCGCTGGCGTAAAGTGCAAAGGTAATTAAACTCATAACCGGATAAAGGATTAAAGGAATTGGGTTACTAACAGTTATTGCAAAATGGATTGAACCCAACCCAGGTAGTAGAGATAGAAAAAATGTCTCTAACACTAATGATGAAAATTTCGCTATAGGCTTATATTTAAACTCTATCGGTGTAGTAGAAGACGAGGGCTGAAGTATAGGTTTTGATATAATTTTCTCCATTGAAGCATTACACGCGCGTGCCTTGCCGTCTTTATCAACTGTGAGTTGATAATAAATAAAATCACCAACTTGGGGACGACGGTTAAGGTGTTTAAATGCTGTGATGTGAACAAAGACTTCTTGGCTACCATTAGCGGGTTGTATAAAACCAAATCCCCGATCATCTTTCCACTTGGTTAGTTGCCCTTTGTGTAAAACAGGTTTCATAAATAAGTCGTATATCTATACTTATTTTATAGTTTGCCCCTGTTTCCACGGTCAGACAACACTAACTTAACCTTTACATGTTGTACGTAGACGCGCAGCAGCTTGTCGCTAAACATCTTTTTACCCAAATAGTCTGCAATAAGAACTCGCTGCTGTGCAGTTGCGATCGCCAATTGTTTCTCATCAACACAATAATAAAGAGCGATCGCTTTTACCAAAGATAATTTTTATTTGTAATGTCTCAAGATTGAAATATTTCTGCAAAAGCCGTAGCGTAACACACTAAAACTTCTATAAACAGTGCGTTAGGCTTGCCTTAATGCCCTCCAACCAAACAGAAATTTACACGGTAAGCTTGTGTCTGATATAGCGCTACACAAATATCTTTCTCGTCTTCCTGAAGCAGCACTACAAGAATTTATAGAATGGTGTGTTTTAGAGCAATCAAAATTAGCAGGATGTAACTTTACTCCAGATACAAGTAAGTTGAATAACTTACCACCAGCAGACTACATCCCAAAACTTGTTGATCAGTTCATGAAAGTTAAACCAGATCCAATTAAAGCAGGTCTTGTTGCAGCGATCGCTGGCAAGGAAGCTGATCAGCATGGTTTATCAGGTTTGGCGATCGTAGCCGATTTTGTCTCGCTTTATGTCAAGTATTTAATTCCTAAAGAAGGTAATACTCCACAACAAGCAGAAACCATCATCACTCAGGCATCACAAGAGCAATGTGAGAAATTTACTCAAATTGCGACCAAATATGGTGTACAGTT contains the following coding sequences:
- a CDS encoding cold shock and DUF1294 domain-containing protein, with translation MKPVLHKGQLTKWKDDRGFGFIQPANGSQEVFVHITAFKHLNRRPQVGDFIYYQLTVDKDGKARACNASMEKIISKPILQPSSSTTPIEFKYKPIAKFSSLVLETFFLSLLPGLGSIHFAITVSNPIPLILYPVMSLITFALYASDKSRAKQKRWRVSEKTLHLCEFIGGWLGAFVAQRKLHHKSSKVSYQVVFWMIVILHIVFWLVWLLFSRALINLFQLS